The Mycobacterium seoulense genomic interval GTCGTTGCGCAGCTTGCGCGCGATCTCGAGCCGGGTGGCCAGCCAGTCGAACTGCTCGGGTGCGGCGAGCATGTCGCGCATCACCTGGATGAGGCCCTCGCGCGACGCCACGTCGGCCATCCGCTCGGCGTCTTCGTGCGCGAGCGCGAAGAACAGCGCGTCCTTGTCGCGGAAGTGGTGAAAGATGGCACCGCGCGACATGCCGATCGCTTGTTCCAGCCGCCGCACCGTGGCCTTGTCGTAGCCGTATTCGGCGAAGCAGCCGCGGGCACCATCGAGGATCTGGCGGCGGCGCGCCGCCAGATGGCCCTCGCTGACCTTGGGCACCGGACGCCGGATCAGTCAGCTTTGAGCATGTTGCGCAGCACGTACTGCAGGATGCCGCCGTTGCGGTAGTAGTCGGCCTCGCCCGGGGTGTCGATGCGTACCACCGCGTCGAACTCGATCGGATCCCCGCCGTCCTTGACGGCCTTCACCCGCACCGTCTTGGGCGTCTTGCCGTCGTTGAGCGCCTCGATGCCGGTGATGTCGAACACCTCGGTGCCGTCCAGCCCCAATGCCTTGGCGGACTTGCCTTCGGGGAACTGCAGCGGGATGACGCCCATGCCGATCAGGTTGGAGCGGTGGATGCGCTCGAACGACTCGGCGATCACCGCCCGGACGCCAAGCAGCAGCGTGCCCTTGGCCGCCCAGTCGCGTGAGGATCCGGACCCGTATTCCTTGCCGCCCAGCACCACCAGCGGAATGTTCTGCGCCGCATAGTTTTGCGCGGCGTCGTAGATGAACGCCTGCGGAGCGCCGTCCTGGGTGAAGTCGCGGGTGTAGCCGCCGGAGACGTCGTCGAGCAACTGGTTGCGCAGCCGGATGTTGGCGAACGTGCCGCGGATCAT includes:
- a CDS encoding TetR/AcrR family transcriptional regulator; its protein translation is MPKVSEGHLAARRRQILDGARGCFAEYGYDKATVRRLEQAIGMSRGAIFHHFRDKDALFFALAHEDAERMADVASREGLIQVMRDMLAAPEQFDWLATRLEIARKLRNDPEFSRGWAERSAELAAATTDRLRRQKEAQRVRDDVPGDVLQCYLELVLDGLVARLASGEDPRRLSAVLDLVEKSVRRNDSGDTGPRAGGTAR